One Actinomycetospora corticicola genomic window, GATGCGATGCCGCTCGACGGAGTTCCCCACGGCCCGACCCACGACGAAGCCTGCCCGCGAGGGGCCGGCCGGACCGTCGGGGGTCAGCGCATGGACCGAGAGCCGACGACGGCCCGCCTTGCGTCCGCGACGCAGGACGAGCCGGAAGTCGTCGGGCCGGCGGACGCGGTGAGCCGGGGGCAGCACGCACGGACCTCGACCGGCTCGGAGAGGATCAGGCGGAGAGCTCGGCGCGGCCCTTGCGGCGGCGGTTCGCCAGCACCGCACGGCCGGCGCGCGTCGACATGCGCAGCCGGAAGCCGTGGGTCTTCGACCGACGACGGTTGTTCGGCTGGAACGTGCGCTTGCCCTTGGCCACGACTGAGAACTCCTGCGTCGGCTCACCCCGGTCGTGGGGGAGCGCGGGTGCTCCGCGGCACGTCGAGCGGCCAGGGTTTCGTCCCTGGGCACGACGGACCCGGATCCGGTCCCGCACAGAGTAGCCCAGCACCCGGCCGCCCCTCGGACCCGCCCCGGCCGGAGGGCGCGTGGGCGGGATGGGCCACAGTGGTCCCGGAAGCGGGCCGCAGGTGTCCGCGGTCGACGTCGGTGCCACCCGGAGGTTGTGGCTCGGCACGGCCCCTTGTTAGCGTCCGGCACCCCGAGCGGCACCGGGCACCGCCGAGCGATCGGCCCTGGGGCCCGAGCCGGTGGGCGCAGCGGACGGGACCGGACGCAGGAACGGACCGCAGCGAGCGATGTGATTCGGTGCGGACCCCGACACTGGGGGTCCGCGCGGCCGACGGCGCCTCGTCGTGCACAGTTGTGGACAAGCCTGTGGACGCGCGCGCCCGGGACCGGATCAGGGGGAGGGCAGCGATGACGGACCAGCTCTCCGATCTGGACGAGACCTGGGCCCGCGTCGTCGCCGAGCTCACCGCGCCGACCGCCGACCCGGCCGACCGGCCGACGCTCTCCGCGCAGCAGCGGGCCTGGATCCGTGTGACGCGACCGCTCGGGCTGCTCGACGACACCGCGCTGCTCGCCGCGCCGAGCGAGTTCGCGAAGGAGGCGATCGAACGCGTCCTGCGCGACCCGATCGTCGACGCCCTGTCCCGGCGCATCGGCCGGCCGGTCCAGCTCGCCGTCCGGGTCGACCACAGCTCCCGCGGCGGCGACGACCACGGGTCCGGTCCGGAGACCTCGCCGCTGCCGCGCCTCTCCGCGTCGGCCGGGACCTACTCCGGCGACGGCTACTCCCGCCCCGCCTACGACGACGGCGGTCCCGACACCGGGTACCTCACCGGGGACCGCTCCCACCGCGCGGACGCGATCAGCGCCGCGGCCGGGGTCGGCCGCCTGACCAACAACCCCGACCGCTCCCACCCCGAGGAGGAGGTCGACGAGGTCCGCGACGGCCTCGCCGCCGTCCACGAGATCTGGAGCCCGCCCGGCCGCACCGACGCCCCGAGCCGGCCGGCCCCCGAGGTGCCCGCCGACGGAGCGCGGGGTGCCCCCCGGTCGCAGACCCGGCTGAACGAGAAGTACCTCTTCGACACCTTCGTCATCGGCGCCTCGAACCGCTTCGCGCACGCCGCGGCGGTCGCGGTCGCCGAGGCGCCCGCGCGGGC contains:
- the rnpA gene encoding ribonuclease P protein component, with the protein product MLPPAHRVRRPDDFRLVLRRGRKAGRRRLSVHALTPDGPAGPSRAGFVVGRAVGNSVERHRISRRLRHLVADRLGDLPAGTALVVRAHPPAAGSSSAELADDLDAALRRLDLRPRLVVVAPS
- the rpmH gene encoding 50S ribosomal protein L34, producing MAKGKRTFQPNNRRRSKTHGFRLRMSTRAGRAVLANRRRKGRAELSA